One genomic region from Gossypium hirsutum isolate 1008001.06 chromosome D13, Gossypium_hirsutum_v2.1, whole genome shotgun sequence encodes:
- the LOC107937237 gene encoding F-box/kelch-repeat protein At1g16250 isoform X2 — protein MESAQEALLPGLPDDLALRCLARLSHGYHGVLESVSNRWKDLVRSPEYANYKANQGWCGDWLFVVTERSNNQWIAYDREADRWHPLPKIPTEHDGLQHFGFSCVCVHNRLLVIGGSHAPRDTAYPRQTPVITNAVIQFDPYKKQWTRLSSMQTPRSHFACCVMSGKVYVSGGRNLSYPRGLSLAEVYDPLGDRWEDMPEMPNPQMDCLGISYKGKFHVLSDQVGLAEQNPSEIFDPSNKTWCTVNDIWPFSRAMQFAVQVMGDDQVYTVVDWGESLVKTRDSLRGEWYNVGAVPPVHLPDHCRELEAFGYGFAALRHELYVLGGKVLKWEDSGAGRFDVVRLAGVRVCDPLRRPLNWREIRPMCSPAGGSILGCASMEEKYTP, from the exons AT GGAATCTGCTCAAGAAGCTCTTCTTCCTGGATTGCCGGATGATTTGGCTTTGAGATGTCTAGCCAGGTTGTCACATGGTTACCATGGGGTGCTTGAATCTGTCTCAAACAGGTGGAAAGATTTGGTTCGCAGCCCCGAGTATGCAAATTATAAAGCTAACCAAGGATGGTGTGGGGATTGGTTATTTGTTGTGACCGAACGTTCCAATAATCAGTGGATTGCCTATGATCGTGAAGCCGATAGATGGCATCCTTTGCCAAAGATTCCAACTGAACATGATGGCTTACAGCATTTTGGATTTTCATGTGTGTGTGTCCACAATAGGCTCCTTGTGATCGGTGGCTCCCATGCTCCACGTGATACTGCTTATCCGCGTCAAACCCCTGTGATAACAAATGCTGTTATACAGTTTGATCCTTATAAGAAACAGTGGACCAGATTATCGAGTATGCAAACACCAAGATCTCACTTTGCATGCTGTGTTATGTCAGGGAAAGTTTATGTTTCTGGTGGGCGCAACTTATCTTATCCTCGAGGGCTTTCTCTTGCTGAAGTTTATGATCCGCTAGGTGATCG TTGGGAGGATATGCCAGAAATGCCGAATCCACAAATGGACTGCCTAGGTATATCATATAAAGGCAAATTTCATGTTTTGAGTGACCAGGTAGGCTTGGCAGAGCAGAACCCATCCGAAATTTTCGATCCATCAAATAAAACATGGTGCACAGTCAATGACATATGGCCTTTTTCGAGGGCAATGCAATTTGCAGTTCAAGTGATGGGGGATGATCAAGTTTATACCGTGGTGGATTGGGGGGAGAGCTTAGTTAAAACTAGAGATTCTTTAAGAGGAGAGTGGTACAATGTTGGTGCTGTTCCTCCGGTTCATCTTCCTGATCACTGTCGAGAACTTGAGGCCTTTGGTTATGGTTTTGCTGCACTAAGACATGAATTATATGTTCTTGGAGGAAAGGTTCTCAAGTGGGAAGATTCAGGGGCTGGGAGGTTTGATGTGGTGAGGTTAGCTGGGGTGAGAGTTTGTGATCCGTTACGGAGGCCATTAAACTGGAGGGAAATCCGGCCGATGTGTAGTCCAGCTGGTGGTTCGATCCTAGGCTGTGCCTCCATGGAGGAAAAATACACTCCTTGa
- the LOC107937237 gene encoding F-box/kelch-repeat protein At1g16250 isoform X1, which translates to MTCKFYGINPYQFPQKGEKTDGLHLCALESAQEALLPGLPDDLALRCLARLSHGYHGVLESVSNRWKDLVRSPEYANYKANQGWCGDWLFVVTERSNNQWIAYDREADRWHPLPKIPTEHDGLQHFGFSCVCVHNRLLVIGGSHAPRDTAYPRQTPVITNAVIQFDPYKKQWTRLSSMQTPRSHFACCVMSGKVYVSGGRNLSYPRGLSLAEVYDPLGDRWEDMPEMPNPQMDCLGISYKGKFHVLSDQVGLAEQNPSEIFDPSNKTWCTVNDIWPFSRAMQFAVQVMGDDQVYTVVDWGESLVKTRDSLRGEWYNVGAVPPVHLPDHCRELEAFGYGFAALRHELYVLGGKVLKWEDSGAGRFDVVRLAGVRVCDPLRRPLNWREIRPMCSPAGGSILGCASMEEKYTP; encoded by the exons ATGACCTGCAAATTTTATGGCATCAACCCTTACCAATTTCCCCAAAAAGGCGAGAAAACTGATGGTCTTCATCTTTGTGCACT GGAATCTGCTCAAGAAGCTCTTCTTCCTGGATTGCCGGATGATTTGGCTTTGAGATGTCTAGCCAGGTTGTCACATGGTTACCATGGGGTGCTTGAATCTGTCTCAAACAGGTGGAAAGATTTGGTTCGCAGCCCCGAGTATGCAAATTATAAAGCTAACCAAGGATGGTGTGGGGATTGGTTATTTGTTGTGACCGAACGTTCCAATAATCAGTGGATTGCCTATGATCGTGAAGCCGATAGATGGCATCCTTTGCCAAAGATTCCAACTGAACATGATGGCTTACAGCATTTTGGATTTTCATGTGTGTGTGTCCACAATAGGCTCCTTGTGATCGGTGGCTCCCATGCTCCACGTGATACTGCTTATCCGCGTCAAACCCCTGTGATAACAAATGCTGTTATACAGTTTGATCCTTATAAGAAACAGTGGACCAGATTATCGAGTATGCAAACACCAAGATCTCACTTTGCATGCTGTGTTATGTCAGGGAAAGTTTATGTTTCTGGTGGGCGCAACTTATCTTATCCTCGAGGGCTTTCTCTTGCTGAAGTTTATGATCCGCTAGGTGATCG TTGGGAGGATATGCCAGAAATGCCGAATCCACAAATGGACTGCCTAGGTATATCATATAAAGGCAAATTTCATGTTTTGAGTGACCAGGTAGGCTTGGCAGAGCAGAACCCATCCGAAATTTTCGATCCATCAAATAAAACATGGTGCACAGTCAATGACATATGGCCTTTTTCGAGGGCAATGCAATTTGCAGTTCAAGTGATGGGGGATGATCAAGTTTATACCGTGGTGGATTGGGGGGAGAGCTTAGTTAAAACTAGAGATTCTTTAAGAGGAGAGTGGTACAATGTTGGTGCTGTTCCTCCGGTTCATCTTCCTGATCACTGTCGAGAACTTGAGGCCTTTGGTTATGGTTTTGCTGCACTAAGACATGAATTATATGTTCTTGGAGGAAAGGTTCTCAAGTGGGAAGATTCAGGGGCTGGGAGGTTTGATGTGGTGAGGTTAGCTGGGGTGAGAGTTTGTGATCCGTTACGGAGGCCATTAAACTGGAGGGAAATCCGGCCGATGTGTAGTCCAGCTGGTGGTTCGATCCTAGGCTGTGCCTCCATGGAGGAAAAATACACTCCTTGa
- the LOC107922444 gene encoding myb-like protein X, with protein MEPSGENEEKAKSVETEEKKVEEKEEEKEKEKDTEVKEKEEKEKEKDKDKEVKGDEEKEKEKEKKKKKKDKDGKEKEKKKKKKKDKELEEGKSEEKKKKRRRKKKKDKGSSSSSSSSSSSSSSSSSSSSSSSSDSDSDKKKKRKEKKKQEKEDDKEPKEDEHKEKKDDETKEKKKKKKKDKDHEEGEGKGKVKDLSKLNRMLERTNKRLEILIARKADIEMRIKEAEEKKCSEAAAAAAAAAAAAAKAAVEEQITEATL; from the coding sequence ATGGAGCCGAGCGGTGAGAATGAAGAGAAGGCGAAATCGGTAGAGACAGAAGAGAAGAAGGTCGAggaaaaagaagaggagaaggagaaggagaaggatACAGAGGTTAAGGAAAAAGAAGAGAAGGAGAAGGAAAAGGATAAGGATAAAGAGGTTAAGGGAGacgaagagaaagagaaagagaaagaaaagaaaaagaagaagaaagacaaAGAtgggaaagagaaagagaaaaagaaaaagaagaaaaaggataAAGAGTTAGAAGAAGGAAAATccgaagagaaaaaaaagaagaggaggagaaagaagaagaaggataAAGGTTCTTCTTCCTCATCGTCGTCATCgtcatcttcttcttcctcgtcatcatcttcatcttcttcgtCGTCTTCTGATTCGGATTcagataagaaaaagaaaagaaaagagaaaaagaagcaAGAGAAGGAAGACGATAAAGAGCCGAAAGAAGATGAACACAAAGAGAAGAAAGATGACGAgacaaaagagaaaaagaagaaaaagaagaaggatAAAGATCATGAAGAAGGTGAGGGAAAAGGCAAAGTCAAAGATCTTAGCAAGCTAAATCGAATGCTAGAGAGAACTAATAAGAGATTAGAAATCCTTATTGCAAGAAAGGCGGACATCGAAATGCGGATTAAAGAAGCCGAGGAGAAAAAGTGCAGTgaagctgctgctgctgctgctgctgcagcTGCAGCCGCAGCCAAAGCTGCAGTCGAGGAACAGATCACCGAAGCCACACTCTGA